The Pseudomonas sp. R4-35-07 genome contains a region encoding:
- the cysM gene encoding cysteine synthase CysM, translated as MTLQYPTIADCVGNTPLVRLQRMAGETSNTLLLKLEGNNPAGSVKDRPALSMITRAELRGQIKPGDTLIEATSGNTGIALAMAAAIKGYKMVLIMPDNGSAERKAAMTAYGAELVLVTQEEGMEGARDLAERMAAEGRGVVLDQFANGDNPEAHYTSTGPEIWRQTQGTITHFVSSMGTTGTIMGNSRYLKEQNPAIQIVGLQPMEGAAIPGIRRWPEEYLPKIYNAARVDRIIDMAQREAEDTTRRLAREEGIFCGVSSGGAVAGMLRLSREVENAVIVAIICDRGDRYLSTGIFDEPN; from the coding sequence ATGACCTTGCAGTACCCTACAATCGCCGATTGCGTCGGCAATACCCCCCTGGTCCGCTTGCAACGCATGGCGGGTGAAACCAGCAATACCTTGTTGCTCAAGCTTGAAGGCAACAACCCAGCCGGTTCCGTCAAGGACCGCCCGGCGTTGTCGATGATCACCCGCGCCGAACTGCGCGGGCAGATCAAGCCGGGCGACACGCTGATCGAAGCCACCTCGGGTAACACCGGGATCGCCCTGGCCATGGCCGCTGCGATCAAGGGTTACAAGATGGTGCTGATCATGCCCGACAACGGCAGCGCCGAGCGCAAGGCGGCGATGACCGCCTATGGCGCCGAACTGGTGCTGGTCACCCAGGAAGAAGGCATGGAAGGCGCCCGCGACCTCGCTGAACGCATGGCCGCCGAAGGCCGTGGCGTGGTGCTGGACCAGTTTGCCAACGGGGATAACCCCGAAGCGCACTACACCAGCACCGGCCCGGAAATCTGGCGCCAGACCCAGGGCACCATCACCCATTTCGTCAGCTCCATGGGCACCACCGGCACCATCATGGGCAATTCGCGCTACCTCAAGGAGCAGAACCCGGCGATTCAGATCGTCGGCCTGCAACCGATGGAAGGTGCGGCCATTCCCGGTATCCGGCGCTGGCCCGAAGAGTACTTGCCGAAGATCTACAACGCCGCGCGCGTGGACCGCATCATCGACATGGCCCAGCGCGAAGCCGAAGACACCACCCGTCGCCTGGCGCGTGAAGAGGGCATCTTCTGCGGCGTGTCGTCCGGCGGCGCCGTGGCCGGTATGTTGCGCTTGTCCAGGGAAGTCGAAAACGCGGTGATCGTCGCGATCATCTGTGACCGAGGCGACCGCTACCTGTCGACCGGCATCTTCGACGAACCCAACTGA
- a CDS encoding tRNA-uridine aminocarboxypropyltransferase, protein MSRPQCSRCLRPLSHCLCSLIPSLDSRTRVLLLQHPSEVNHALNTARLAALGLINAQLVVGEVFDDLETLLNPPGYQARLLFPADDAQPLQAYTLGDQPLLLVVPDGTWRKARKLLHLNPLLAALPRVTLANGGVSRYRLRKAPGPGALSTVEAIVQALQVLEAPTSFEPLLKPFEALIEGQIVAMGEEVFQRNHGGRD, encoded by the coding sequence ATGTCCAGACCCCAGTGTTCCCGTTGCCTGAGACCTCTCAGCCACTGTTTGTGCTCGCTGATCCCCAGCCTCGACAGTCGCACCCGCGTGCTGCTGTTGCAGCACCCGAGCGAGGTCAACCATGCGCTCAATACCGCGCGACTGGCGGCGTTGGGGCTCATCAATGCGCAATTGGTGGTGGGGGAGGTGTTCGATGATCTGGAGACGTTATTGAACCCGCCCGGTTATCAGGCGCGTCTGCTGTTCCCGGCCGATGATGCGCAGCCTTTGCAAGCCTATACGCTTGGTGATCAGCCGCTGCTGCTGGTGGTGCCCGATGGCACCTGGCGCAAGGCGCGCAAGTTGCTGCACCTCAACCCGTTGCTGGCAGCGTTGCCTCGGGTGACGCTGGCCAACGGCGGCGTCTCCCGGTATCGCTTGCGCAAGGCACCGGGGCCTGGAGCCTTGTCGACGGTCGAAGCGATCGTGCAAGCGTTGCAGGTACTGGAAGCGCCGACATCCTTTGAGCCGCTGTTGAAACCCTTTGAAGCATTGATCGAGGGGCAGATTGTGGCGATGGGGGAAGAGGTTTTTCAGAGAAATCATGGCGGTAGGGATTAG
- a CDS encoding LysR family transcriptional regulator, which produces MANALPDLKLLRIFVSVVRHQGFANAQHELNLSTSAISTYMSQLESALGLVLCHRGRGGFSLTSKGELFHQETLRLLAELEGFEQYAAALKGELRGTLKLGVLDSTVSDKALPFAEVIGAYSLEHPAVHLHLSVLSPYELQLGVQDNRLDLAIGAFSNRMSGLIYMPLYREQHWLYCSTRHPLFNERRIPEQVITQQRMVGRGYWSQAELARHGFKHSAATVESMEAQLILVLSGAYIGYLPEHYAQAWADKGDLRVLLPATFGYQAPFSMIMRRGRSREPLIQTFRDLLKAQLNQA; this is translated from the coding sequence ATGGCCAACGCCTTGCCCGACCTGAAACTCCTGCGCATCTTCGTCAGCGTCGTGCGCCACCAGGGGTTCGCCAATGCCCAGCACGAACTCAACCTGTCGACGTCAGCCATCAGCACCTACATGAGCCAGCTGGAATCGGCGCTGGGCCTGGTGCTGTGCCACCGCGGGCGGGGCGGCTTCAGCCTGACCAGCAAGGGCGAGCTGTTTCATCAGGAAACCTTGCGTTTATTGGCCGAGCTGGAAGGCTTCGAGCAATATGCCGCCGCGTTGAAGGGCGAGTTGCGCGGCACCCTCAAGCTCGGTGTGCTCGACTCCACCGTCAGCGATAAAGCCCTGCCGTTCGCCGAGGTGATTGGCGCATACAGCCTCGAACATCCGGCGGTACATTTGCATCTGTCGGTGTTAAGCCCTTATGAACTGCAACTGGGGGTGCAGGACAATCGCCTGGACCTGGCCATCGGCGCGTTCTCCAACCGCATGAGCGGGCTGATCTATATGCCGTTGTACCGCGAGCAGCACTGGCTGTATTGCAGCACCCGGCATCCGTTGTTCAACGAGCGGCGCATCCCCGAGCAGGTCATTACCCAGCAACGCATGGTCGGGCGCGGCTACTGGAGCCAGGCCGAACTGGCGCGCCATGGCTTCAAGCACAGCGCCGCGACGGTGGAAAGCATGGAGGCGCAACTGATCCTGGTGCTGTCGGGCGCCTACATCGGCTATTTACCCGAGCACTACGCGCAAGCCTGGGCCGACAAGGGCGACCTGCGCGTGCTGCTGCCGGCGACCTTTGGCTACCAGGCGCCGTTTTCGATGATCATGCGTCGGGGGCGCAGCCGCGAGCCGCTGATCCAGACCTTCCGCGATTTACTCAAAGCCCAGCTCAACCAGGCCTGA
- the speB gene encoding agmatinase — MDKIFHQPLGGNEMPRFAGIATMMRLPHLQTAKGLDAAFVGVPLDIGTSLRAGTRFGPREIRAESVMIRPYNMATGAAPFDSLSVADIGDVAINTFNLLDAVRIIEEAYDEILEHDVIPLTLGGDHTITLPILRAIHKKHGKVGLVHIDAHADVNDHMFGEKIAHGTTFRRAVEEGLLDCDRVVQIGLRAQGYTAEDFNWSRKQGFRVVQAEECWHHSLAPLMAEVREKVGDGPVYLSFDIDGIDPAWAPGTGTPEIGGLTTIQAIEIIRGCQGLDLIGCDLVEVSPPYDTTGNTSLLGANLLYEMLCVLPGVAHR; from the coding sequence GTGGACAAGATTTTCCACCAACCACTGGGCGGCAACGAAATGCCGCGCTTCGCCGGCATCGCCACCATGATGCGCCTGCCCCACCTGCAAACGGCCAAGGGCTTGGACGCCGCGTTTGTCGGCGTGCCCCTGGACATTGGCACCTCGCTGCGCGCCGGTACCCGCTTCGGCCCGCGTGAAATCCGCGCCGAATCGGTGATGATCCGCCCGTACAACATGGCCACCGGTGCGGCGCCGTTCGATTCGCTGTCGGTTGCAGACATCGGCGATGTGGCGATCAACACCTTCAACCTGCTGGACGCGGTGCGCATCATCGAAGAGGCCTACGATGAAATCCTCGAGCACGACGTCATTCCCCTGACCCTGGGCGGCGACCACACCATCACCCTGCCGATCCTGCGGGCCATCCACAAGAAACACGGCAAGGTCGGGCTGGTGCACATCGACGCCCACGCCGACGTCAACGACCATATGTTCGGCGAGAAAATCGCCCACGGCACCACCTTCCGCCGTGCCGTGGAAGAGGGTTTGCTCGATTGCGACCGCGTGGTGCAGATCGGCCTGCGCGCCCAGGGCTACACCGCCGAAGACTTCAACTGGAGCCGCAAACAGGGCTTTCGTGTGGTTCAGGCCGAAGAATGCTGGCATCACTCCCTCGCGCCCTTGATGGCCGAAGTGCGCGAAAAAGTCGGCGACGGCCCGGTGTACCTGAGCTTTGACATCGACGGCATCGACCCGGCCTGGGCGCCCGGCACCGGCACCCCGGAAATCGGCGGGCTGACCACCATTCAGGCGATCGAGATTATCCGTGGCTGCCAGGGCCTGGACTTGATTGGTTGTGATTTGGTGGAAGTTTCACCGCCCTACGACACCACCGGCAATACCTCACTGCTCGGCGCCAACCTGCTGTACGAGATGCTCTGCGTACTGCCTGGCGTGGCACATCGCTGA
- a CDS encoding nuclear transport factor 2 family protein — MSVPAVLEAAAALVSAFARNDRAAYFGAFTADASFVFHTLPQPLLSRDAYQALWDCWRRDEGFEVLSCTSSNAVVSLHGDVAIFMHDVATELRMNGEHHFSQERETIVFTRQGSRTEQQQGLWLACHEHLSAMPEGLPPP; from the coding sequence ATGAGCGTGCCAGCGGTGTTAGAGGCGGCGGCCGCGCTGGTCTCGGCCTTCGCTCGCAACGACCGAGCCGCTTACTTCGGCGCGTTCACGGCCGATGCGAGTTTTGTGTTCCATACCCTCCCCCAGCCACTGCTCAGCCGCGATGCCTACCAGGCGTTGTGGGACTGCTGGCGCCGGGACGAGGGGTTCGAGGTGCTGTCGTGCACCTCAAGCAATGCCGTTGTCAGCCTGCACGGTGACGTGGCGATTTTCATGCATGACGTGGCCACCGAGCTGCGCATGAACGGGGAGCATCACTTCAGCCAGGAACGCGAGACCATCGTCTTCACACGGCAAGGGTCGCGCACAGAACAACAACAAGGCCTGTGGCTGGCCTGTCACGAACATTTGTCCGCTATGCCGGAAGGGCTGCCGCCCCCTTAG
- a CDS encoding cytosine permease has translation MNNKNNQNSIRTIETNGVEQIPDHERTAAPKDLFRLIFGGANTFATAVLGAFPVLFGLSFQAGVWAIVLGVLVGAVILAPMGLFGPINGTNNAVSSGAHFGVHGRIVGSFLSLLTAIAFFSLSVWSSGDALVGGAKRLIGLPESDLTLGLAYGVFALLVLTVCIYGFRFMLWVNRIAVWAASLLFLLGIFAFAPAFDSHFAGGVALGQSGFWAAFIGAALVAMSNPISFGAFLGDWSRYIPRHTPKRRIMLAVVLAQVATLIPFLFGLATATIVAVKAPDYIASNNYVGGLLAVAPSWFFLPVCLIAVIGGMSTGTTSLYGTGLDMSSVFPRLLSRVKATLLIGVMSIAFIFIGRFAANLVQSVSTFAVLIITCTTPWMVMMIIGLIVRRGFYCPDDLQVFTRGETGGRYWFSHGWNWRGLGAWIPSALVGLCFVNLPGQFVGPLGNLAEGIDISLPVTLGLASVVYLSLLRLFPEPAAVYGPTFVARELAPAGLRSGPEKAGSSFAVEREQAPSPQQAPSAQ, from the coding sequence ATGAATAATAAAAACAACCAAAACAGTATTCGCACCATAGAAACCAACGGGGTCGAACAGATCCCCGACCACGAACGCACCGCCGCCCCTAAGGATCTGTTCCGGCTGATCTTCGGCGGTGCAAATACCTTTGCCACCGCCGTGCTGGGCGCGTTCCCGGTGCTGTTCGGCCTGTCGTTCCAGGCCGGGGTCTGGGCGATTGTGCTGGGCGTGCTGGTGGGCGCAGTGATCCTGGCGCCCATGGGCCTGTTCGGGCCGATCAACGGTACCAACAACGCCGTGTCTTCCGGCGCGCATTTCGGCGTGCATGGGCGGATTGTCGGCTCGTTTCTGTCGTTGCTGACGGCGATTGCCTTCTTCTCACTGTCGGTGTGGAGTTCAGGCGATGCGCTGGTGGGTGGTGCGAAACGTCTGATCGGCCTGCCGGAATCCGACCTGACCCTGGGCCTGGCCTACGGCGTCTTCGCCCTTCTGGTGCTGACGGTGTGCATCTACGGGTTTCGCTTCATGCTGTGGGTCAACCGGATTGCGGTGTGGGCCGCGAGCCTCTTGTTCCTGCTGGGGATCTTCGCCTTTGCGCCGGCCTTCGACAGCCACTTCGCCGGCGGCGTCGCCCTCGGCCAGAGCGGCTTCTGGGCGGCATTTATCGGCGCCGCGCTGGTGGCGATGAGCAACCCGATTTCCTTCGGCGCGTTCCTCGGCGACTGGTCGCGCTACATCCCGCGCCACACCCCGAAGCGCCGGATCATGCTGGCGGTGGTCCTGGCCCAAGTTGCCACGTTGATTCCGTTCCTGTTCGGCCTGGCTACCGCGACCATCGTGGCCGTCAAGGCACCGGACTACATCGCCAGCAACAACTATGTGGGCGGCTTGCTCGCGGTGGCACCGAGCTGGTTCTTCCTGCCGGTGTGCCTGATTGCGGTAATCGGCGGCATGTCCACCGGCACCACCTCGCTGTATGGCACCGGGCTGGACATGTCCAGCGTGTTTCCACGCCTGCTGTCACGGGTCAAGGCCACGCTGCTGATCGGGGTAATGTCGATTGCCTTCATCTTTATCGGACGTTTCGCCGCCAACCTGGTGCAGAGCGTGTCGACCTTCGCCGTGCTGATCATCACCTGCACCACCCCATGGATGGTGATGATGATCATCGGCCTGATCGTACGCCGAGGCTTTTATTGCCCGGATGACCTGCAGGTGTTCACCCGTGGCGAAACCGGCGGCCGCTACTGGTTCAGCCATGGCTGGAACTGGCGCGGGCTGGGGGCCTGGATCCCGAGCGCGCTGGTGGGCCTGTGCTTCGTCAACCTGCCGGGGCAGTTCGTCGGGCCGCTGGGCAACCTGGCCGAGGGCATCGACATCAGCTTGCCGGTAACGCTGGGCCTGGCCTCGGTGGTGTACCTGAGCCTGCTGCGGCTGTTTCCGGAACCGGCTGCCGTCTATGGGCCGACGTTTGTGGCGAGGGAGCTTGCTCCCGCTGGACTGCGAAGCGGTCCTGAAAAAGCCGGCTCCAGCTTCGCTGTCGAACGGGAGCAAGCTCCCTCGCCACAGCAAGCGCCTTCTGCACAATAA